Proteins encoded together in one Synechococcus sp. BL107 window:
- a CDS encoding 5'-methylthioadenosine/adenosylhomocysteine nucleosidase, which yields MARALHIGVLGAMPEEIGSDLGHLQQLKSEQHGDLTIHHGTWGEGIRLSLAWSGWGKVSSARAATRLLSSAPDIDLLLFTGVAGGADPSLKQWDVVLAHAVVQHDMDSRPLFPRFTLPALNRAQLDPDSSWLTWASTALAEADDAGELDGFGTPSTGLIATGDRFIGDADVLDALREALPGLRAVEMEGAAVAQVAEQEGIPWLVLRVISDGADASAAQSFGNFIKLYDRRAWSLLQALLSRVDQAPER from the coding sequence ATGGCACGCGCATTGCATATCGGTGTTCTGGGTGCCATGCCCGAAGAAATCGGCTCTGACCTGGGCCATCTCCAACAGCTAAAGAGTGAACAGCATGGTGACCTCACCATCCATCACGGGACCTGGGGAGAAGGCATCCGCCTCAGCCTCGCCTGGAGCGGATGGGGCAAGGTGAGCTCCGCTCGAGCGGCAACCCGACTGCTGAGTTCTGCGCCCGACATTGATCTCTTGCTGTTTACGGGCGTGGCCGGCGGCGCCGATCCATCGCTCAAGCAATGGGATGTGGTGCTTGCCCATGCCGTGGTGCAACACGACATGGATTCCAGACCCCTCTTCCCGCGGTTCACCTTGCCAGCGCTGAATCGGGCCCAACTGGACCCCGACTCCAGCTGGTTGACCTGGGCCTCCACAGCCTTGGCGGAGGCTGATGACGCCGGAGAACTCGACGGCTTTGGAACACCAAGCACCGGACTGATCGCCACCGGAGACCGCTTCATTGGCGATGCCGACGTGCTGGATGCCCTCCGCGAAGCATTACCTGGACTTAGGGCCGTGGAAATGGAAGGTGCTGCCGTTGCACAGGTCGCCGAACAGGAGGGCATTCCATGGCTCGTGCTGCGGGTGATTTCTGATGGAGCCGACGCCAGTGCAGCCCAAAGCTTCGGGAACTTCATCAAGTTGTACGACCGCCGAGCTTGGTCTCTTCTTCAGGCACTGTTGTCACGGGTCGACCAAGCACCTGAACGATGA